The Halorhodospira halophila SL1 genomic sequence GAGCAGCGCAGTACCGGCCGCGGCGGCGATCAGGATGTAGATCAGGACGTTGTGGAAGTGACGCAGGAAGCGCACCACGGGCCCAGCGCGCTCCGGCGGCCGGAGCTCATTGGGCCCGTGGCTCTCTAGCCGTGCCGCGGCCTCCTCGACATCCAGCCCCTGCCCGCCCGAACCAAGCTGTTCGGCGACGCGATCCGCTGGCTCGGCATGCCAACAGCGCGCCGTCTCGCCCTCGGTCCTCGTCGTCGCTTCCCTGCCGTCGTCCACCACGACCCCCTCAAGGTTGGCGCGGGGTGACCCGGCGGCCTTATCCGACCGTGGGAGCCCCCGAAGTCTCGCCGCTACGAACCAGCATCAAGTCCCTGCTGGTCTGGTGCAAAACGCGGCTGGCGACACTCCCAAGCAGCAAATCGCCCCAGCGCCCGCGCCCGTGGTTGCCCAATACCACCAGATCGGGCGGCTGTCCGGTTCGCACGCGCCCAAGCAGCGCCTCCGCCGGATAGCCGGCGAGCAGGGTCTCGGTGACCCGCCCCGGACCCAATCCACAGGCGGTCAACTCCTCGCGCAGTCGCGACTCGGCCGCAGCACGCTGACGCTCATACCGCTGTTCGACCCAGCGCTCGCCCACGCCCGCTGCCCGCATCTGCTCCAGTGCCTGGGTATCCAGGACATGCACCACTTCCAGTTCCGCCTCCGGGAACCAGGTGGCCACCCGCTGCAGGGCCGCACGGGCGCAGGCCGAGAAGTCGGTGGCCACCAGGATACGCCGATAAGGATGCTCTGCCGGATTACGGACCACCAGGGTCGGGACAGGCAGGTGACGGACGAACTGCTCGGCGGAGGTCCCCAGTAACCAGTCAGCCG encodes the following:
- a CDS encoding universal stress protein codes for the protein MSLRQILFASDLSPQAALAGERAAQLAGETGAGLGAVYVIDSDIPAESADGQPRAAVRQTAEAELQNTTPGQSASLQVRFGNVLGELAQAIEEEQAELLVVGAHGQHYAADWLLGTSAEQFVRHLPVPTLVVRNPAEHPYRRILVATDFSACARAALQRVATWFPEAELEVVHVLDTQALEQMRAAGVGERWVEQRYERQRAAAESRLREELTACGLGPGRVTETLLAGYPAEALLGRVRTGQPPDLVVLGNHGRGRWGDLLLGSVASRVLHQTSRDLMLVRSGETSGAPTVG